In Populus alba chromosome 1, ASM523922v2, whole genome shotgun sequence, a single window of DNA contains:
- the LOC118036757 gene encoding uncharacterized protein — MSYQYYALLHLSQHHRRAHCTMSCLKKAKKGKVCKSKNQEGACMIWYCNKFLELKNSEMELLRGRETSAGMTSKTKWNTGQLFRPQTTPPVSGTDRPITCLDHIKTHLMSYSKFSDANGAVINENTCLNAALIKNVRKRMAGMNKHIAKYKKANTSLVRENAYLKNRQARMTKSQKRQKKTLVDLKHKYNELTDKASGLSNLLMESYVQLQERNTELEASNALLRERNAVLENESNARDEVNKENGHELDQAKI, encoded by the exons ATGTCATATCAGTACTACGCCCTGCTACATCTCAGTCAACACCACAGACGAGCTCACTGTACTATGTCTTGCTTAAA GAAGgcaaagaaaggaaaagtaTGCAAGTCAAAAAACCAAGAGGGAGCATGCATGATTTGGTACTGCAATAAGTTTCTTGAACTCAAGAACTCAGAGATGGAATTGCTGCGGGGGAGAGAAACGTCAGCTGGGATGACAAGCAAAACTAAGTGG AACACCGGCCAGTTATTTCGTCCTCAGACGACGCCGCCGGTTTCCGGGACCGACCGACCCATCACCTGCTTAG ATCACATCAAAACGCATCTGATGTCTTACTCAAAGTTCTCTGATGCTAACG GTGCTGTCATTAACGAGAACACATGCTTGAATGCTGCGCTGATAAAAAACGTGAGGAAAAGAATGGCTGGCATGAACAAGCATATTGCAAAATATAAG AAGGCAAACACCTCCTTGGTGAGGGAAAATGCCTACCTGAAGAACCGACAAGCTCGGATGACAAAATCTCAGAAGCGTCAGAAGAAAACCTTGGTCGACTTGAAGCACAAGTACAATGAACTGACTGACAAGGCCTCAGGCCTTTCCAATCTACTG ATGGAGTCCTATGTTCAGCTGCAAGAAAGAAATACGGAGCTTGAAGCAAGCAATGCACTGCTGCGGGAAAGAAATGCTGTGCTAGAGAATGAAAGTAATGCACGTGATGAGGTGAACAAGGAAAATGGCCATGAACTGGATCAGGCCAAAATTTAA